aaattctggtattattcgggttacacagCAGAAGACTGTGGAACTGAAGAATGACGATATCGTGGATGGTGTGTGTTCGTGGTTGAAGATTCGATTCTTGGTCGCGATCAtgcttcaagagataagtatcaattttatgtttgatcAATAtctttgattatgtgttgtctatattacatgcaagttcgatCCTGACTATTTGCTTCAGAAAGAGGCAAACACTTGAAGCCCAAATcacaaaggaaaaaaaagagaTTCAAGGATGATATCCAGCATGTCAGGGGCGAATCCAAATGCTAGAATTCATGGGTTCAGAACGAGTATAATCGTATTATACATGTACATGATCTTATTATACATGtacatttttattttaagtttttcCATGTGTATTCATATTCGAAGTAACGTGTTCAGTTGAATCCACAAAATCCCCTTTATTCAATGCCATGCATCTTTCTGAGCATGACAACACACTGGTATACCTTTTCAGGATCTGGAAGAACACTGGAAACACTCTCCCTCTTAAGGCATCTCTTCATCCAGAACCCAAATTTAGGACACTCTTCTTCAATCTTAAACCCCCCGAAAACCTCGTAAGCGTGGAACCAAGAAGTCATGGCAATGGCAATGACATCAACGTACCCAAAGTTGTCTCCTCCAAAGTAATCCTTGTCACCCATGGCTCCTTCAAGCTTCTTCAAGATTTCTATGAAATCCTTCTTTGCAGTTTCTAGTTCCTCTCCTTTGCTCTTCCATATGCCCATTCCTCCTTCAAATATCTGCACCTCAAAAACATCAAACTAAGTTGAAATAAACAAGCACATTGATGGAATATTATGGTGTACTATGTAccaaaactaaaaaaatatactctctaagagcatgtttggattgacttattttaggtgtttttgAGTCAAAATAGTTTTTAAGCACTTGGGTAATATAAAAAAGGTGTTTTTAAGCacttatttttaagccaaaataattaaaataaaccAAAAATCATAAGTGAGGATTCCTAACTTATGGCTTATGCTTATAAGCCAAGTTTGTAcgtaagcccatccaaacatgctCTAAGTCCCATTTTATGTGACATGCATTATTGACCGGATACAgaatttaagaaaaaagaaagacttttgaaacatATGGTCTATGACAAAACATTTGTATGTGTTTAAATCATCTTATGAAGGCTAAAATGAGAATTTAAAATTAATCATTTctaaatataatatataatatatcttttttttttggtatactAAAAAATGTGTCACATtgattaaaaaaaaggaaaaatatataaTTAGCATCCCCTATGATTTAGAACCACATAAGAGCAAGTAATCCCAAACAGTTTACCTAAGTACGTGTGAAGTATCAATGCACCTATTAGTCTTTAGTTGTGACAATATATTGGTACTGCAGACCCCTAATAGATAGGTACATATTTTCCAGCAAAACTTAGGAATATATACTTTGATAACTACATGTAACTGTTAATAAAAGTGAACAAACTGGtaacatgaaaaataagcatattaCCTACTATACCATATTAAAATAAGCTGATAGTGTAAAATATTTTTAGGCTGTCAATTATACAAGTTAGATATGAAGAAAATTTTGACCTTTTTGTCGATGAAATCAGCCCAGAAACGTGCACGGGAGCGGCCATAAGCACAAGAAGGCAACAAAGAATTAGGAGAAGGATACTTCTCATCAATATAATACACAATGTTATTGGACTCTACAACTGGCTTTCCATTGTCCAACAAAACTGGAACTTTCTCATAAATTGGGTTTGATTTGAGAAGCAGCTCACTTTTGCCACCAAATAAGTCTTCTTCTTGAGATTCATAGACAACACCCTTTTCAGCTAGAGCAATCTTAACCTTCATGCAAAATGGGCTTGCCCAGAAATCCAATAGACGTAATTCATCTTTTGACATCTTTAAATTGCacactcttttttatttttattttctgtttGATGATGGATGATGATAGGTAATTGGCACATGTTGGGGTTTATATAAGTGCAAGAATTTGAAATTCCAACAAGAAAAATCTGATTGGGCTGAACTTTCCAAGATGACATTGAAAATCTCGTCATTTTGTCTGTTGGCAGTTGGTTGCGTGAGCTGTGATGTATATTATGCAAGCTTAACTATATGTTTTGCCGGCATTTTGAATATTTGTATTTTCCTATCGTGAGCCACATTCAAGCAATGGGATTCATATAACATCCACTATTCAAAATATGTTTTACTTATTATACATGTATATTACTAGTCAAAAACAATAAAATGCATAATAAATATAAGGGTTGAATTTCAAGCCAAAAATAATAAGATGCATAATGCATTAATTTCCTTTATTTGAAATTGAAGTTTCATATAACCTATTTCTACAAAAGTTGAACCCCTAAGTAAAATCCCTTTATTTTAGCCGCTGTGCATGAGGATATATATAGTTATCAGTTTGCATTTTTATATTAGTGGCACGTTTAGAATTAAAGTATTTAAATGTATCATTGCTCGTAGGGTCGAAAAGTGTTACAGAAAACAAGTTGTGGAGCATAAAAGACAGTAGTGTTAACTTATGAAGAATAGTACTACTTGTCATGCAAGTGTACTAATACCAAGACACACTTTTATCACCTGGCTAGCTGTGCAAGGCAGGTTAGCAACAGTTGATAGATTACAAAAGTGAGGAATTAATCCAGGTGCCCACTTACTGTGTTTTGCGTCAAACTTTAACTGTAGAAACCCTCTCACATTTATTTTTCACTTGTCCATACTCCAAACACATTTGGCTTGCATTACTTAATGGATGGGTGAAAAGAGACAACCATAAGCTCAGGGGTTTCAAAAAATAGCAAAAGCtaaatattaacaaaataatgttgttgatgagaatCGAATCTAGGACACTAGAGACAATTTTAAACACAAAAAAATAGCAAAAGCtatatattaacaaaataatgttgttgatgagaatCGAATGAATCGAACCTAGGACACTAGAgataattttgaacaccctggacaCTACTAAAAAAGGGGATTTTCCGACCTAAAAAAATGGctatttccgacctcatgaggtggTTTTGGTcaaaaaccgacctcaaaatTAGGTCAGAAAAGAATGGGTCGGAAATATTACGTCGGGTATTAATTAGATAAAGTACCGACCTCACtaggtcggtaaattatattaataatataatgatatgagtttaccGACCTTCTAAGGTcggtaatttatatgaatatataatataTTGTTTTAGATTTCCGTCGTCATGAGATCGGTATTTCACAATTTCTGCAAAATATTTGCAGAAACCTgatctcatgaggtcggtaatttgtaaTTTTGGGgaaaattttgcagaaaaccgacatcatgaggtcggtaatttgcagtttttgggaggattttgcagaaaaccgacctcatgaggtcggtaattagcattttctgggatttttttttgcagaaaaccgacctcgtgaggtcggtaatttgcagtTTCCGGTAAATTttgcaaaaaaccgacctcatgaggtcggtaatctGCAAAAAAATTGGTAGGATCTAGCTGTTATTCCAGTTGCCCccctgtcaagatgaaaataattttatatttaaCTAAAACCAGCTCAAATAGCTGTCAATAATTCACCAAACtactataaatacataaaacattaagctacttcaacaaacacatatattaaaaaccaccaatacatcaattcaattcgaaactacttcaaagttgaatgAAAACGTCATTCAAACATTCACAAGAGACACTACAACACAATGTATCTATAGCTACGAAATCTAAGCTATGAATTTAAAAATCGTAGCTATTACCTAGTAATAGCCACAAAAATACAAATTTCGTAGTTGTCTACAAGTTCATTAAATTACTTAGCCACGAAAATCAAATTTACAAAGCTAATTCCTCATTTTTGTTATAATTGCTAAATATTGTGGCAATAGTTACATAAACAGCTACAACTTTATTGCTAGGATAAAATTTTATAGCTAATCCTAAGTTCTTGCCACGCGATAAAAGTTACTgtagcaatagtaaccttttagccacaataaTTTATTTGAAACAGTTAAATACATATTTTTGCTTCAAGCTATAAAAAAATGTGgcaatagttaaatgatatagccACGGATCTTTTGCTACGATAAAATTCCTTagctaattattaattttgcCACGAGTTAAAATGTACTGCAGCAATGGTAACCTTATGGCCACGATAAATTATTTGAAGCAAAATATTGTAGCTAAATAAATgtttttgcttcaagttataaaaatTGTGGCAAAAGTTCAATGATACAGCCACAAATTTTTAGCTATAATAAAATTTCGTAACTAATTATTAATATTTGTCATGAGTTGAAACTTGTTGTAGCAATAGTAACATTTTAGTgacaaaaaattatttaaaataaaatgttATACCAAATAATATTGTTGCATCAAGTACTAAAATGTCGTGACAATAGT
Above is a genomic segment from Lycium barbarum isolate Lr01 chromosome 12, ASM1917538v2, whole genome shotgun sequence containing:
- the LOC132625072 gene encoding probable glutathione S-transferase, giving the protein MSKDELRLLDFWASPFCMKVKIALAEKGVVYESQEEDLFGGKSELLLKSNPIYEKVPVLLDNGKPVVESNNIVYYIDEKYPSPNSLLPSCAYGRSRARFWADFIDKKIFEGGMGIWKSKGEELETAKKDFIEILKKLEGAMGDKDYFGGDNFGYVDVIAIAMTSWFHAYEVFGGFKIEEECPKFGFWMKRCLKRESVSSVLPDPEKVYQCVVMLRKMHGIE